A genomic segment from Chloroflexota bacterium encodes:
- a CDS encoding efflux RND transporter periplasmic adaptor subunit yields MTTSTSGPSATPDAQAAPETPTLAGDGPAEASAPASSGPTDSAAPAGDAPTLTASAPVAVSGDGAPAHATAAPSQTAPAPAANGHTRPAPAAVTVHEPVRRSGSRRKRLLLLFPIVLVILVVGGVLGYRYWYDATYFISTDNASVTGDLVQVGSLNAGRIVTAKVDVGRTVQAGQEIAVVAMPQDIGTTAQGTGPKLGVTGTTDSLVSVYAPLTGIVAARMGYVGGTVAAGQPIYALIDPAQVWVKANVEESSAWKLALGQAVDIHVDALNRDFAGRVEAITPASAATFSLLPSNNASGNFTKVTQYVPVKIAVDAGGTVLPLGTSVEVRIHVREPASSFPLPWQP; encoded by the coding sequence ATGACGACATCGACGAGTGGCCCATCGGCCACGCCCGACGCGCAAGCAGCCCCGGAGACGCCGACTCTGGCTGGCGACGGCCCTGCCGAGGCCTCGGCGCCGGCCAGCAGCGGCCCGACCGACTCGGCGGCTCCTGCTGGCGACGCACCGACGCTCACGGCTTCTGCGCCAGTGGCTGTTTCAGGTGACGGCGCACCGGCCCACGCAACCGCCGCGCCATCACAGACTGCGCCCGCGCCTGCTGCCAACGGTCACACCCGCCCCGCTCCCGCAGCCGTCACGGTCCACGAGCCTGTCAGGCGCTCTGGCTCCAGGCGCAAGCGGCTCCTGCTGCTCTTCCCCATCGTCCTGGTCATCCTGGTGGTCGGCGGCGTCCTTGGCTACCGCTACTGGTACGACGCGACCTACTTCATCTCGACGGACAACGCCTCGGTCACGGGCGACCTGGTGCAGGTCGGCTCGCTGAACGCCGGGCGGATCGTCACGGCGAAGGTGGACGTCGGGCGGACGGTCCAGGCCGGCCAGGAGATCGCCGTCGTGGCGATGCCGCAGGATATCGGCACCACGGCCCAGGGGACGGGGCCGAAGCTCGGCGTGACCGGCACCACCGACTCGCTGGTCTCGGTCTATGCGCCGCTGACGGGCATCGTGGCGGCGCGCATGGGGTACGTCGGCGGCACGGTGGCGGCCGGCCAGCCGATCTACGCGCTGATCGATCCGGCCCAGGTCTGGGTCAAGGCGAACGTCGAGGAGTCGAGCGCCTGGAAGCTGGCGCTCGGGCAGGCCGTGGATATCCACGTCGACGCCCTCAACCGCGACTTCGCCGGGCGCGTCGAAGCGATCACGCCAGCCAGCGCGGCGACGTTCTCGCTGCTCCCCTCGAACAACGCCTCCGGCAACTTCACCAAGGTGACGCAGTACGTCCCGGTGAAGATCGCCGTGGACGCCGGCGGCACCGTCCTGCCGCTCGGCACGTCCGTCGAGGTCCGCATCCACGTGCGGGAGCCGGCCAGCAGCTTCCCGCTCCCCTGGCAGCCGTAG
- a CDS encoding MarR family transcriptional regulator: MSVGVGHPGTVGLGGGDGDVRAEDAAALLIELMPRLIRTTIDAMRAAPHADGMTLAQFKVLSRLNERDYRCGELADLLEVGGATLTVTADTLERRGLIERVRGLPDDRRAVVLRLTPDGQAVYQALKAEAVGGIAALLARSDPDERAALVDGLRALQRGLESA; the protein is encoded by the coding sequence GTGAGCGTCGGCGTGGGACATCCTGGCACGGTCGGCCTGGGGGGCGGCGATGGCGACGTGCGTGCTGAGGACGCCGCCGCGCTGCTGATCGAGCTGATGCCCCGGTTGATCCGCACCACCATCGACGCCATGCGCGCCGCGCCCCATGCTGACGGCATGACACTGGCCCAGTTCAAGGTACTCAGCCGGCTCAACGAGCGTGACTACCGGTGCGGTGAGCTGGCCGACTTACTGGAAGTGGGCGGCGCAACGCTGACCGTGACCGCTGACACGCTCGAGCGGCGCGGCCTGATCGAGCGGGTGCGCGGCCTCCCCGACGACCGACGGGCCGTGGTGCTGCGGCTGACGCCGGACGGGCAGGCCGTCTACCAGGCCCTGAAGGCCGAGGCGGTGGGCGGCATCGCGGCGCTGCTGGCCCGCAGCGATCCGGACGAGCGGGCGGCATTGGTGGACGGGCTGCGGGCGCTCCAGCGCGGTCTGGAGTCTGCCTGA
- a CDS encoding DHA2 family efflux MFS transporter permease subunit: protein MATLAQPIGGAGARHAFLARLAAIPYHWQALIVIVLGSFMVVLDTTIVNVALPRIIQVFQSDVNEGQLVLTGYMLALAVVMPATGYLSDTFGAKRTYMATVILFTLGSALCGLAPNIEGLIVFRVIQGLGGGMLMPLGMSILFQVAPANQRGTIMGVFGLPLLIAPVIGPTLGGYLVEYVDWRPIFTLNVPIGALAVLAGMVILRETPTRAGTRFDYVGFILSSIAFASAMLALERVPDDGWTDPYVVTLLLTAAAAFPCWIVVELAQEQPLLDLTVLKDRTFFVATLVNFVATIAMYSSLLLLPLFLQNVRGLGALETGLLLLPQALAAAVMMPISGKLLDRFGPKLVVIPGLLLLAFATWLLTDLDVGTPDSTIRWILLMRGLAMGLMMMPVTTVSMDTIPPHQISRASALSNVLRQLFGAFSTGIFATILLNRQQFHQALLAQNVNATNVAAVGLLNAVQTAMLERGLSLAAAQAAGLSALIKQVAVLATIQSFDDCFYLATLVSLCGLLPALWLKRGKKPMAGGGHAKDAVILD from the coding sequence ATGGCGACCCTCGCACAGCCCATCGGCGGCGCTGGCGCTCGGCACGCCTTCCTGGCCCGTCTGGCCGCGATCCCCTACCACTGGCAGGCGCTCATCGTCATCGTGCTCGGCTCGTTCATGGTCGTGCTCGACACGACCATCGTCAACGTGGCGCTGCCGCGCATCATCCAGGTCTTCCAGAGCGATGTGAACGAAGGCCAGCTGGTGCTGACGGGGTACATGCTGGCGCTGGCCGTGGTGATGCCAGCGACCGGCTACCTCTCGGACACGTTCGGGGCCAAGCGCACCTACATGGCGACGGTCATCCTGTTCACGCTCGGCTCGGCGCTGTGTGGCCTCGCGCCGAACATCGAGGGGCTGATCGTCTTCCGGGTGATCCAGGGCCTCGGCGGCGGCATGCTGATGCCGCTGGGGATGAGCATCCTGTTCCAGGTGGCCCCGGCCAACCAGCGCGGCACCATCATGGGCGTCTTCGGGCTGCCGCTGCTGATCGCGCCGGTCATCGGCCCGACGCTCGGCGGCTACCTCGTCGAGTACGTGGACTGGCGGCCGATCTTCACCCTCAACGTGCCCATCGGGGCGCTGGCGGTGCTGGCCGGCATGGTCATCCTCCGCGAGACGCCGACCCGCGCCGGCACCCGCTTCGACTACGTCGGATTCATCCTCTCGTCCATCGCGTTCGCCTCGGCGATGCTCGCCCTGGAGCGCGTCCCCGACGATGGCTGGACCGACCCGTACGTCGTGACGCTCCTGCTGACGGCGGCAGCAGCCTTCCCCTGCTGGATCGTGGTGGAGCTGGCGCAGGAGCAGCCGCTGCTCGACCTGACCGTGCTCAAGGACCGCACGTTCTTCGTGGCGACGCTCGTCAACTTCGTGGCGACCATCGCCATGTACTCGTCGCTGCTGCTGCTGCCGCTGTTCTTGCAGAACGTGCGCGGGCTGGGGGCGTTGGAGACGGGCCTGCTGCTGCTGCCCCAGGCGCTGGCCGCCGCCGTGATGATGCCGATCTCCGGCAAGCTGCTGGACCGCTTCGGCCCGAAGCTGGTGGTCATCCCGGGCCTGCTGCTGCTGGCCTTCGCGACGTGGCTGCTGACCGATCTGGATGTCGGCACGCCGGACAGCACGATCCGCTGGATTCTGCTGATGCGCGGCCTCGCGATGGGCCTGATGATGATGCCCGTCACGACCGTCTCGATGGACACGATCCCGCCGCACCAGATCTCGCGGGCCAGCGCGCTCTCGAACGTGCTGCGGCAGTTGTTCGGGGCGTTCAGCACCGGCATCTTCGCCACGATTCTGCTCAACCGGCAGCAGTTCCACCAGGCGCTGCTGGCGCAGAACGTGAACGCGACCAACGTGGCGGCGGTCGGGCTGCTGAACGCGGTCCAGACGGCGATGCTGGAGCGGGGCCTCTCGCTGGCGGCGGCGCAGGCGGCCGGGCTGTCGGCGCTGATCAAGCAGGTGGCCGTCCTTGCGACGATCCAGAGCTTCGACGACTGCTTCTACCTGGCGACGCTCGTGTCGCTGTGCGGGCTGCTGCCGGCGCTCTGGCTGAAGCGCGGCAAGAAGCCGATGGCCGGCGGCGGCCACGCGAAGGACGCCGTCATCCTGGACTGA